In Passer domesticus isolate bPasDom1 chromosome 1, bPasDom1.hap1, whole genome shotgun sequence, one DNA window encodes the following:
- the CCR4 gene encoding C-C chemokine receptor type 4 produces MSSSSTESLEVEPSTFYEYYDSYYDAPKLCSKEGVRRFAASFLPVLYSLVFLVGLAGNVLVIVVLFKYKRLKSMTDVYLLNLAISDLLFVLSLPFWSYFTVDEWVFGTPWCKIISWIYLVGFYSGIFFIMLMSIDRYLAIVRAVLSLKARTTFHGLITSLVVWLVALSASVPELVFRESFNEHNFTTCKPIFPGNFTTWKLFSTLEVNILGLLIPFIIMTFCYSMIIKTLVHCRNDKKNKAVKMIFVVMIVFFFFWTPYNIVIFLQLLEFMGVIKDCQVSRNLDYAFQVTEILGLFHCCLNPVIYFFMGEKFKKYLKMLFKNWQLPGYFCKWCGVHTTYHTESTSSFHTQSTGDQDAL; encoded by the coding sequence atgAGTTCTTCAAGTACAGAGTCCCTTGAAGTCGAACCCTCAACCTTTTATGAGTATTACGACAGTTATTACGATGCTCCAAAACTATGCAGTAAAGAAGGCGTCAGGAGGTTTGCAGCCTCCTTCCTACCTGTTCTGTATTCCCTGGTATTCCTGGTCGGGCTCGCTGGAAACGTTCTGGTCATCGTGGTCCTCTTCAAATACAAGAGGCTGAAGAGCATGACTGATGTGTACCTGCTAAACCTCGCCATCTCAGATTTGCTCTTCGTTTTGTCCTTGCCGTTCTGGTCTTATTTCACAGTAGACGAATGGGTTTTTGGAACTCCCTGGTGTAAAATCATTTCGTGGATCTACCTGGTTGGGTTTTACAGTGggatattttttattatgcttATGAGCATAGACAGATACCTGGCAATTGTTCGTGCAGTGCTTTCCTTGAAAGCAAGGACCACCTTCCATGGCTTGATTACTAGCCTTGTTGTGTGGCTAGTAGCTCTCTCAGCCTCAGTCCCCGAGCTTGTATTTAGAGAGTCTTTTAATGAACATAATTTTACTACCTGCAAGCCGATATTTCCAGGCAATTTCACAACATGGAAGCTTTTTTCCACTTTGGAAGTCAACATTTTAGGGCTCCTAATCCCTTTTATAATTATGACATTTTGCTACTCCATGATCATTAAAACATTAGTTCACTGTAGAAATGACAAAAAGAATAAGGCTGTGAAGATGATTTTTGTTGTCAtgattgtgtttttctttttttggacCCCCTACAACATTGTTATTTTCTTACAACTGCTGGAATTTATGGGAGTCATTAAAGACTGTCAAGTGAGCAGGAATCTGGACTATGCTTTCCAGGTAACGGAAATCCTCGGCCTTTTCCACTGCTGCCTCAACCCAGTCATCTACTTCTTCATGGGGGAGAAATTTAAGAAGTACCTGAAGATGCTCTTTAAGAACTGGCAGTTACCAGGGTATTTCTGCAAGTGGTGTGGAGTTCACACCACTTACCACACTGAATCTACCAGTTCATTCCACACACAATCTACGGGCGACCAAGATGCTCTGTAA